The proteins below are encoded in one region of Sphingobium yanoikuyae:
- a CDS encoding acetyl-CoA C-acetyltransferase, which produces MAEAYIVDAVRTAGGRARKGGLIDVHPADLGATILNALVDRTGIDPAAIEDVIVGCVSQAGEQSFAFGRNLVLASKLPDSVPAVTIDRQCGSSQQALHFAAQAILSGTQDLVIAAGAESMTRVPMGSNFQLHAAAGLGDGPWPKSIQKRYGVAEFSQFHGAQAIANKYGFTREDMDAYALASHAKAAAAIDSGAFKAEIVPVLTPEGIFDTDDGVRRGGTMEAMASVKTLEEGGTITAANASQMTDGASGVLVASEAAIKRFGLTPLARIVNLTVTAGDPVIMLEEPIPATRKAFERSGLKLDDIDLFEVNEAFASIPMAWLKAIGADPARLNVHGGAIALGHPLGASGTKLMSTLVHALKARGKRYGLQTMCEGGGIANVTIVEAL; this is translated from the coding sequence ATGGCCGAGGCCTATATTGTCGATGCTGTCCGCACCGCCGGCGGCCGCGCCCGCAAGGGCGGGCTGATCGACGTCCATCCCGCCGATCTGGGCGCCACCATCCTCAACGCGCTGGTCGACCGCACCGGCATCGATCCCGCCGCCATCGAGGATGTGATCGTCGGCTGCGTCAGCCAGGCGGGCGAACAGAGCTTCGCCTTTGGCCGCAACCTCGTCCTCGCCTCGAAACTGCCCGACAGCGTACCGGCCGTGACGATCGACCGGCAATGCGGCTCCTCGCAGCAGGCGCTGCATTTCGCGGCGCAGGCGATCCTGTCCGGCACCCAGGATCTGGTCATCGCCGCCGGCGCCGAAAGCATGACCCGCGTGCCGATGGGCTCCAACTTCCAGCTCCATGCCGCCGCCGGCCTGGGCGATGGCCCCTGGCCCAAAAGCATCCAGAAACGCTATGGCGTCGCCGAATTCAGCCAGTTCCATGGCGCCCAGGCGATCGCCAACAAATATGGCTTCACCCGCGAGGATATGGACGCCTATGCGCTGGCCAGCCATGCCAAGGCGGCGGCCGCGATCGACAGCGGCGCCTTCAAGGCGGAGATCGTGCCCGTCCTGACCCCCGAAGGCATTTTCGACACCGATGACGGCGTGCGCCGTGGCGGCACGATGGAGGCAATGGCCAGCGTCAAGACGCTGGAGGAAGGCGGCACCATCACCGCCGCCAACGCCAGCCAGATGACCGACGGCGCATCGGGCGTGCTGGTGGCGAGCGAAGCAGCGATCAAGCGCTTCGGCCTCACGCCGCTCGCCCGCATCGTCAACCTGACCGTCACCGCCGGCGATCCGGTCATCATGCTGGAGGAGCCGATCCCCGCCACCCGCAAGGCGTTCGAACGCTCGGGCCTGAAGCTCGACGATATCGACCTGTTCGAGGTGAACGAGGCCTTCGCCTCCATCCCCATGGCCTGGCTCAAGGCGATCGGCGCCGATCCGGCCAGGCTGAACGTCCATGGCGGCGCGATCGCGCTCGGCCATCCGCTCGGCGCATCGGGCACCAAGCTGATGAGCACTTTGGTCCATGCGCTCAAGGCACGGGGCAAGCGCTATGGCCTGCAAACCATGTGCGAAGGCGGCGGCATCGCCAATGTGACGATCGTGGAGGCACTGTGA
- a CDS encoding efflux transporter outer membrane subunit has protein sequence MTRAAWMMMPLSALVLAGCDMAPKYVRPQTPVAPAFPTGEAYAPASAEPAGLPWTALIGDTRLKTVIERALANNRDLRVALANVQSARAQYKVERAAQLPTITGDAAASFSRQNDNRQNSYSADVGFSAFEIDLFGRVKNLTRSALESYLATQEGMRSTRITLIAETANAYATMAADQELLALSRQTLASAERSLKLTQTLNTSGLAGKLDVHQAETTVEQARSDIEANVTQVAQDRNALELLVGTPVEDALLPQSLDSLLQSTAKVPAGLSSDVLLQRPDVLQAEHQLKAANADIGAARAAMFPKISLTTAIGVASSALSSLFSDGGFAWSAAPSASMPIFGGAARGNLDYSKAQRDLYVAQYEKAIQTAFQEVSDGLARAGTIDRQQAAQQALVTANQRYYALADQRYRAGIDTFLNSLTSQRSLYSAQQSAIATELAAVQNRILLYRVIGADQ, from the coding sequence ATGACCCGCGCTGCATGGATGATGATGCCGCTGTCGGCGCTGGTGCTGGCCGGGTGCGACATGGCGCCCAAATATGTCCGGCCGCAAACGCCGGTAGCGCCGGCCTTCCCCACGGGTGAGGCCTATGCCCCGGCCAGCGCCGAGCCTGCGGGCCTGCCCTGGACCGCGCTGATCGGTGATACCCGGCTCAAGACCGTGATCGAGCGGGCGCTGGCCAATAATCGCGACCTGCGGGTGGCGCTGGCCAATGTCCAGTCGGCGCGGGCGCAGTACAAAGTCGAGCGGGCGGCGCAGCTGCCGACGATCACGGGTGACGCGGCGGCGAGCTTCAGTCGCCAGAATGACAATCGGCAGAACAGCTATAGCGCCGATGTCGGCTTCAGCGCGTTCGAGATCGATCTGTTCGGCCGGGTCAAGAATCTGACCCGATCGGCGCTCGAATCCTATCTGGCGACGCAGGAAGGGATGCGGTCGACCCGCATCACCCTGATCGCCGAGACCGCGAACGCCTATGCGACGATGGCGGCGGACCAGGAATTGCTCGCCCTGTCGCGCCAGACGCTGGCGAGCGCGGAGCGCAGCCTGAAACTGACGCAGACGCTCAACACTTCAGGTCTGGCCGGCAAGCTGGACGTGCATCAGGCCGAAACCACGGTGGAGCAGGCGCGCTCCGACATCGAGGCGAATGTCACCCAGGTGGCGCAGGATCGCAACGCGCTGGAACTGCTGGTTGGTACGCCGGTCGAGGATGCGTTGCTGCCGCAATCGCTCGACAGCCTGTTGCAATCGACCGCGAAGGTGCCTGCCGGCCTCTCCTCCGACGTGCTGTTGCAGCGACCCGATGTGTTGCAGGCGGAGCATCAGCTCAAAGCCGCCAATGCCGATATCGGCGCGGCGCGGGCGGCGATGTTCCCCAAGATCAGCCTGACCACGGCGATCGGCGTGGCCAGCTCTGCCCTGTCCTCGCTGTTCAGCGATGGCGGATTTGCCTGGTCGGCGGCGCCATCGGCCAGCATGCCGATCTTTGGCGGGGCGGCGCGCGGCAATCTGGACTATAGCAAGGCGCAGCGCGACCTTTACGTCGCGCAATATGAGAAGGCGATCCAGACCGCCTTCCAGGAAGTGTCGGACGGGCTGGCGCGGGCCGGCACGATCGACCGGCAGCAGGCGGCGCAGCAGGCGCTGGTGACGGCGAACCAGCGTTATTACGCGCTGGCGGACCAGCGCTATCGGGCGGGTATCGACACCTTCCTCAATTCGCTGACCAGCCAGCGTTCGCTCTATAGCGCGCAGCAATCGGCGATCGCGACTGAGCTGGCGGCGGTGCAGAATCGCATCCTGCTCTACCGGGTGATCGGCGCCGACCAATAG
- a CDS encoding alpha-amylase family glycosyl hydrolase yields MAPDSRDAGDRPWWKGAVLYQIYPRSFQDSNGDGIGDLPGITARLEHVARLGVDAIWISPFFPSPMRDFGYDIADYCGVDPIFGTLADFDALVARAHELGIKVTIDQVYAHSSDLHPWFAQSRQDRDNDKADWFVWADPKADGTPPNNWQSVFGGPAWTWDARRRQYYMHQFLTSQPQLNVHNVAVQDALLGAMQFWLDRGVDGFRLDALNHAMHDPELRDNPPAPEGEGPRTRPFDYQIRRYSQSHPGVVDFVARIRDLTDRYGAIFTVAEVGGDLAEQEMKAYTAGEAHLNSAYGFNFLYAPALTPGLIADTLARWPDEPGMGWPSWAFENHDAPRALSRWCAPEDQPAFAWLKMLLLMALRGNVILYQGEELGITQVDIPFEKLQDPEAIANWPLTLSRDGARTPLPWSVDAAEAGFTDGEPWLPLGAENVARAVAAQEGDPASLLHFTRAMIALRKANPALRHGRLDIMRADDQCLAFRRVAEDQALTCIFNLSPTPAPWPEEVEADGTIVAAIGDAAPGMALPPYAALLLAQD; encoded by the coding sequence ATGGCTCCCGACAGTCGTGATGCAGGCGATCGGCCCTGGTGGAAGGGCGCGGTCCTCTATCAAATCTATCCCCGCAGCTTTCAGGATTCGAACGGTGATGGCATTGGCGACCTGCCGGGCATCACCGCGCGGCTGGAGCATGTCGCCCGGCTGGGCGTGGACGCGATCTGGATTTCGCCCTTCTTCCCCTCGCCGATGCGCGATTTCGGCTATGATATCGCTGATTATTGCGGGGTGGACCCGATCTTCGGCACGCTCGCCGATTTCGATGCGCTGGTGGCGCGCGCGCATGAACTCGGGATCAAGGTCACGATCGACCAGGTCTATGCCCATAGTTCCGACCTGCATCCCTGGTTTGCGCAGAGCCGGCAGGACCGGGACAATGACAAGGCGGACTGGTTCGTCTGGGCCGATCCCAAGGCGGACGGCACCCCGCCCAACAACTGGCAGTCGGTGTTCGGTGGTCCGGCCTGGACCTGGGACGCGCGGCGGCGGCAATATTATATGCACCAGTTCCTGACCAGCCAGCCGCAGCTCAACGTTCACAATGTTGCGGTGCAAGATGCGCTGCTGGGCGCGATGCAATTCTGGCTGGACCGGGGCGTCGACGGCTTTCGCCTCGATGCGCTCAACCATGCGATGCACGACCCGGAATTGCGCGACAATCCGCCCGCGCCCGAGGGGGAAGGGCCGCGCACCCGGCCGTTCGACTATCAGATTCGCCGCTACAGCCAGTCGCATCCCGGCGTGGTCGATTTCGTCGCGCGCATCCGCGACCTCACCGATCGCTATGGCGCGATCTTCACCGTGGCGGAGGTGGGCGGCGACCTCGCCGAGCAGGAGATGAAGGCCTATACGGCGGGGGAGGCTCACCTCAACAGCGCCTATGGCTTCAACTTCCTCTATGCCCCGGCGCTGACGCCGGGCCTGATCGCGGACACGCTGGCGCGCTGGCCGGACGAACCGGGCATGGGCTGGCCGAGCTGGGCGTTCGAGAATCATGATGCGCCGCGCGCCCTGTCGCGTTGGTGTGCGCCGGAGGATCAGCCCGCCTTCGCTTGGCTCAAGATGCTGCTGCTGATGGCGCTGCGCGGCAATGTCATCCTCTATCAGGGCGAGGAGCTGGGCATCACCCAGGTCGATATCCCGTTCGAGAAATTGCAGGATCCCGAAGCGATCGCCAACTGGCCGCTGACCCTGTCGCGCGACGGCGCGCGCACGCCGCTGCCCTGGTCGGTCGATGCGGCGGAGGCGGGCTTTACCGATGGCGAGCCCTGGCTGCCATTGGGCGCGGAGAATGTGGCGCGGGCGGTGGCGGCGCAGGAGGGCGACCCCGCGTCGCTGCTGCACTTCACCCGCGCGATGATCGCGCTGCGCAAGGCGAATCCGGCGTTGCGCCATGGGCGCCTGGATATCATGCGTGCCGACGACCAGTGCCTGGCCTTCCGCCGTGTGGCAGAGGATCAGGCGCTGACCTGCATCTTCAACCTGTCGCCGACACCCGCACCCTGGCCGGAGGAAGTGGAGGCCGATGGCACGATCGTCGCGGCGATCGGCGACGCCGCGCCGGGGATGGCATTGCCGCCCTATGCGGCGCTGCTGCTGGCGCAGGATTAG
- a CDS encoding efflux RND transporter periplasmic adaptor subunit, translating into MPIFTELRSLRVAPIALCILITACGQEKAPKKGPVEVGVVTLAAQNVTVSSELPARTVSTMQSEVRPQITGVIQKRLFTEGSMVTAGQPLYQIDERLYRASRDEAQAALVSAQATAVAAQAKAQRYRGLGDTEAVSAQDRDDVIATARQAAAAVGQARASLDTANVNLTFTQVRAPISGRIGRTLFTPGALVTASQTDPLTTIQQLDPIYVDVTQSSSQLLQLRRSLAAGKTLPASATIRLKLDDGSEYPLEGRIEFAEPIVDVDSGTVTLRARFPNPDGMLLPGMFVRVVAPQSVVPGAILAPQQGIARDAKGNATALVVTKDNKVERRTVTAAQAIGDKWLITAGLKAGDRLIVEGTDKVQPDDKVKPVAVAAKK; encoded by the coding sequence ATGCCCATTTTCACAGAGCTCCGGAGCCTCCGGGTCGCACCGATCGCATTATGCATCCTGATCACCGCTTGCGGACAGGAAAAGGCGCCAAAGAAAGGGCCTGTGGAAGTGGGCGTGGTGACGCTGGCGGCACAGAATGTGACCGTCTCGTCCGAATTGCCGGCGCGCACTGTGTCCACCATGCAGTCGGAAGTCCGGCCGCAGATCACCGGCGTGATCCAGAAAAGGCTGTTCACCGAAGGATCGATGGTGACGGCCGGCCAGCCGCTCTACCAGATTGACGAACGGCTCTATCGCGCGTCGCGCGACGAGGCGCAGGCGGCGCTGGTCAGCGCGCAGGCGACGGCGGTAGCGGCACAGGCCAAGGCGCAGCGCTATCGCGGCCTGGGCGATACCGAGGCGGTGAGCGCGCAGGACCGCGACGATGTGATCGCGACGGCGCGCCAGGCAGCGGCCGCCGTGGGCCAGGCGCGCGCCTCGCTCGACACCGCCAATGTGAACCTGACCTTCACCCAGGTGCGCGCCCCGATCAGCGGCCGGATCGGCCGGACCCTCTTCACCCCCGGCGCGCTGGTGACCGCCAGCCAGACCGATCCGCTGACGACGATCCAGCAGCTTGACCCCATCTATGTCGACGTCACCCAGTCGAGCAGCCAGCTGCTGCAGCTGCGGCGATCGCTGGCGGCGGGCAAGACGCTGCCGGCTAGCGCGACGATCCGGCTGAAGCTGGACGATGGCAGCGAATATCCGCTGGAAGGGCGGATCGAATTTGCCGAGCCGATCGTCGATGTCGACAGCGGCACGGTGACGCTGCGCGCGCGCTTCCCCAATCCCGACGGCATGCTGTTGCCCGGCATGTTCGTGCGCGTCGTGGCGCCCCAGTCGGTCGTGCCCGGCGCGATCCTGGCGCCGCAGCAGGGCATCGCCCGCGACGCCAAGGGCAATGCGACCGCGCTGGTCGTGACCAAGGACAACAAGGTCGAGCGCCGCACCGTCACCGCCGCGCAGGCGATCGGCGACAAATGGCTGATCACCGCAGGCCTGAAGGCCGGCGACCGGCTGATCGTCGAAGGCACCGACAAGGTCCAGCCCGACGACAAGGTAAAGCCCGTCGCCGTCGCGGCGAAGAAGTAG
- a CDS encoding NAD(P)H-dependent flavin oxidoreductase, producing the protein MALKTRFTELCGIEHPIVQGGMMWVGRAELAAAVSNAGGLGILTALTQPTPDDLRREIDRCRTMTDKPFGVNLTILPSVNPPPYAEYRQAIIDSGVKIVETAGHKPQEHVDDFKAHGIIVVHKCTAVRHALSAERMGVDAISIDGFECAGHPGEDDIPGLILIPAAADKLSIPMIASGGFGDGRGLAAALALGAEGINMGTRFCATVEAPIHQNVKQFLVDNDERGTNLIFRKFKNTGRVAKNSVSDEVVEISLREGSVFPDIQPLVSGAKGRVALETGDLDAGLIWAGQIQGLIHDIPTCQDLITRIVDDATVIIQRRLAGLITPELAAVG; encoded by the coding sequence ATGGCTTTGAAGACGCGTTTCACCGAATTGTGCGGCATCGAGCATCCGATCGTGCAGGGCGGCATGATGTGGGTCGGCCGCGCCGAACTGGCCGCCGCCGTCTCCAATGCCGGGGGGCTGGGCATCCTGACCGCCCTCACCCAGCCGACGCCCGACGACCTGCGCCGCGAGATTGATCGCTGCCGCACGATGACCGACAAGCCGTTCGGCGTGAACCTCACCATCCTGCCGTCGGTCAATCCGCCGCCCTATGCGGAATATCGCCAGGCGATCATCGACAGCGGCGTCAAGATCGTCGAGACCGCCGGCCACAAGCCGCAGGAACATGTCGATGATTTCAAGGCGCATGGCATCATCGTCGTCCATAAATGCACCGCCGTCCGCCACGCTTTGTCGGCCGAGCGGATGGGGGTCGACGCCATCTCGATCGACGGCTTCGAATGCGCCGGTCATCCGGGCGAGGACGATATTCCCGGCCTCATCCTGATCCCGGCGGCGGCCGACAAGCTCAGCATCCCGATGATCGCCAGCGGCGGCTTCGGCGACGGCCGCGGTCTCGCCGCCGCGCTGGCGCTGGGTGCCGAGGGCATCAACATGGGCACCCGCTTCTGCGCCACGGTCGAGGCGCCAATCCACCAGAATGTGAAGCAGTTCCTGGTCGACAATGACGAGCGCGGCACCAACCTCATCTTCCGCAAGTTCAAGAATACCGGCCGCGTCGCCAAGAACAGCGTGTCGGACGAGGTGGTCGAAATCTCGCTGCGCGAAGGATCGGTCTTCCCCGACATCCAGCCGCTGGTGTCGGGCGCCAAGGGCCGGGTCGCGCTCGAAACCGGTGATCTGGACGCCGGCCTGATCTGGGCCGGCCAGATTCAGGGCCTGATCCACGACATCCCGACCTGTCAGGACCTCATCACCCGCATCGTCGACGACGCCACCGTCATCATCCAACGCCGCCTTGCCGGCTTGATCACGCCGGAACTGGCGGCAGTAGGCTGA
- a CDS encoding efflux RND transporter permease subunit encodes MLSRFFIDRPIFAWVIAIGIMLAGLGGMLSLPVAQYPDIAPPGVGISATYPGASAETVETSVTQVIEQQLTGIDGLMYFSSSSTSTGQSRITVTFQKGTDPDTAQVQVQNRVQQALSRLPSAVQQQGLSVTKQQTDFLMLVGLYDETDNATQADIADYLVNNFQDSIARIDGIGATQIFGSQYAMRIWLDPYKLAAVKLMPSDVETAIKAQNIEVSAGQIGADPAPANQQINATVTARARLETPDQFRNIVVKTQSDGSVVHLSDVARVELGNESYTTSARLNGHPASGMALQLAPGADALKTAELVKARVAELGGNLPHGYKIVYPRDTTPFIKLSVEEVVQTLIEAVVLVVIVMFVFLQSWRATLVPAIAVPVVLLGTFGILALFGYSINTLTLFGMVLSIGLLVDDAIVVVENVERIMEEEGLSPRDATIKSMMEIGSALVGIALVLSAVLLPMAFFGGSTGVIYRQFSITIVSSMLLSVVVALILSPALCATILKPIDKAHREKGWFGKFNRWFERLTNGYVRRTQGVIGKRGIFWGLYAVVLGILVVLFMRLPTSFLPVEDQGQVMVQVTLPSGAKSSRTNAAIDQVQSYFLNDEKDNVAFAFIMTGFSFQGQGENVGQGFINLAPWDDRKGKTNEAGTIANRATKQLGAIRDAKVLAMTPPAIRGLGQSNGFTFELLNSGGLSRERFLELRNQLIASAQQDPVLAGVRAASLEDTPQLKIDIDTEKLTVLGLTQANVDDVLSSAWGSTYVNDFVDRGRVKRVYMQADAPYRALPSDLDNWMVRSSTTGEMVPFSAFATSHWVMGPSSVQRFNGLSSFEIQGQSAPGASSGDAMDRMVALQKQLPAGTSYAWSGLSYQEQLSGGQAPLLYGLSVLVVFLCLAALYESWSIPLSVLLVIPLGLIGAVLAVTLRGLENNIFFQVGLLTTMGLAAKNAILIVEFAELAHRNGRNALEAALEAARLRFRPILMTSLAFIAGVIPLAIATGAGAQSRVAIGTAVVGGMVTATVLAIFYVPLFFVSIARLFGMDKKKPGGEPPAQEPPVDGVPA; translated from the coding sequence GTGCTGAGCCGCTTTTTCATCGACCGGCCGATCTTTGCCTGGGTCATCGCCATCGGCATCATGCTGGCGGGCCTGGGCGGCATGCTGTCGCTGCCGGTCGCCCAATATCCCGACATCGCGCCGCCGGGCGTGGGCATCAGCGCCACCTATCCGGGCGCGTCAGCCGAAACGGTCGAGACCAGCGTCACCCAGGTCATCGAGCAGCAGCTTACCGGCATCGACGGCCTCATGTATTTCTCCTCCTCGTCGACATCGACGGGGCAGTCGCGCATCACCGTCACCTTCCAGAAGGGCACCGACCCCGACACCGCGCAGGTGCAGGTGCAGAACCGGGTGCAGCAGGCGCTGAGCCGCCTGCCCAGCGCCGTGCAGCAGCAGGGCCTGTCGGTCACCAAGCAGCAGACCGACTTCCTGATGCTGGTGGGTCTCTATGACGAGACCGACAATGCCACCCAGGCGGACATTGCCGACTATCTGGTCAATAATTTCCAGGATTCGATCGCCCGTATCGACGGCATCGGCGCGACCCAGATCTTCGGGTCGCAATATGCGATGCGCATCTGGCTGGACCCCTATAAGCTGGCCGCGGTCAAGCTGATGCCGTCAGACGTCGAAACGGCGATCAAGGCGCAGAATATCGAAGTGTCGGCCGGCCAGATCGGTGCCGATCCGGCACCGGCGAACCAGCAGATCAACGCCACCGTCACGGCGCGCGCGCGCCTGGAAACGCCGGACCAGTTCCGCAATATCGTGGTGAAGACGCAGAGCGACGGGTCGGTCGTCCACCTGTCCGACGTGGCCCGCGTCGAGCTGGGCAATGAAAGCTATACCACCAGCGCGCGCCTCAACGGCCATCCGGCATCAGGCATGGCGTTACAGCTGGCGCCGGGCGCCGACGCGCTCAAGACCGCCGAGCTGGTGAAGGCGCGCGTCGCCGAACTGGGCGGCAATCTGCCGCACGGCTACAAGATCGTCTATCCGCGCGACACCACGCCCTTCATCAAGCTGTCGGTCGAGGAAGTCGTGCAGACGCTGATCGAGGCGGTCGTGCTGGTCGTGATCGTGATGTTCGTCTTCCTGCAGAGCTGGCGTGCGACGCTGGTGCCCGCGATCGCGGTGCCGGTCGTCCTGCTCGGCACCTTCGGCATCCTTGCCCTGTTCGGCTATTCGATCAACACGCTGACCCTGTTCGGCATGGTGTTGTCGATCGGCCTGCTGGTCGACGACGCGATCGTCGTGGTCGAGAATGTCGAGCGCATCATGGAGGAAGAGGGGCTGTCGCCCCGCGACGCCACGATCAAGTCGATGATGGAGATCGGCAGTGCGCTGGTCGGCATCGCGCTGGTGCTGTCGGCGGTGCTGCTGCCCATGGCCTTCTTCGGCGGATCGACCGGCGTCATCTATCGCCAATTCTCGATCACGATCGTGTCGTCGATGCTGTTGTCGGTCGTGGTCGCATTGATCCTGTCGCCGGCCCTGTGCGCCACCATCCTGAAGCCGATCGACAAGGCGCATCGCGAGAAGGGCTGGTTCGGCAAGTTCAACCGCTGGTTCGAGCGGCTGACCAATGGCTATGTCCGCCGCACCCAGGGCGTGATCGGCAAGCGGGGCATCTTCTGGGGCCTCTATGCGGTGGTGCTGGGTATATTGGTCGTGCTGTTCATGCGCCTGCCCACCAGCTTTCTGCCGGTCGAGGATCAGGGCCAGGTGATGGTGCAGGTCACGCTGCCGTCCGGCGCCAAGTCGAGCCGCACCAATGCGGCGATCGACCAGGTGCAGAGCTATTTCCTCAATGACGAGAAGGATAATGTCGCCTTCGCCTTCATCATGACCGGCTTCAGTTTCCAGGGGCAGGGCGAGAATGTCGGCCAGGGCTTCATCAACCTGGCGCCATGGGACGACCGCAAGGGCAAGACGAACGAGGCCGGCACGATCGCCAATCGGGCGACCAAGCAGCTGGGCGCGATCCGCGATGCCAAGGTGCTGGCGATGACGCCGCCGGCAATTCGCGGCCTGGGCCAGTCCAACGGCTTCACCTTCGAACTGCTGAATAGCGGCGGCCTCAGCCGCGAGCGCTTCCTGGAGCTGCGCAACCAGCTGATCGCGTCCGCGCAGCAGGATCCGGTGCTGGCCGGGGTGCGTGCGGCCTCGCTGGAGGACACGCCGCAGCTCAAGATCGACATCGATACCGAGAAGCTGACCGTGCTGGGCCTGACCCAGGCGAATGTCGACGATGTGCTCAGCTCCGCCTGGGGCAGCACCTATGTCAACGACTTCGTCGATCGCGGCCGGGTGAAGCGCGTCTATATGCAGGCCGACGCTCCCTATCGCGCCTTGCCGAGCGATCTCGACAACTGGATGGTGCGGTCGAGCACGACCGGCGAGATGGTGCCCTTCTCCGCCTTTGCCACCAGCCATTGGGTGATGGGGCCGAGCAGCGTGCAGCGCTTCAACGGCCTGTCCTCCTTCGAGATCCAGGGCCAGTCGGCGCCGGGCGCCAGTTCGGGCGATGCGATGGACCGGATGGTGGCACTACAGAAGCAGTTGCCGGCCGGCACCAGCTATGCCTGGAGCGGGCTCAGCTATCAGGAGCAATTGTCCGGCGGACAGGCGCCCCTGCTCTATGGACTGTCGGTGCTGGTGGTCTTCCTCTGCCTAGCTGCGCTTTATGAAAGCTGGTCGATCCCGCTGTCGGTGCTGCTGGTCATTCCGCTCGGCCTGATCGGTGCGGTGCTGGCGGTGACGCTGCGCGGGCTGGAGAATAATATCTTCTTCCAGGTCGGCCTGCTGACCACCATGGGTCTGGCGGCGAAGAATGCGATCCTGATCGTCGAGTTTGCCGAACTGGCGCATCGCAATGGCCGCAATGCGCTGGAAGCGGCGCTGGAGGCGGCGCGGCTGCGCTTCCGTCCGATCCTGATGACCAGCCTGGCCTTCATCGCGGGCGTCATTCCGCTCGCCATCGCCACCGGCGCGGGCGCGCAGAGCCGTGTCGCGATCGGCACGGCGGTGGTCGGCGGCATGGTGACGGCGACGGTGCTGGCGATCTTCTACGTGCCGCTCTTCTTCGTCTCGATCGCCCGCCTGTTCGGCATGGACAAGAAGAAGCCGGGTGGCGAGCCGCCGGCCCAGGAACCGCCCGTGGACGGAGTGCCCGCATGA